The stretch of DNA CCGGCGCGGCCTCGCCGCCCGCGGCGCGTTTGTCCAGGCCGTCACCGCGTACCACACCGTCGATTACCCGGCCGATCCCGGGCGCCGCCTGCCCGTGGGCCCTTCGGTTCCGGGCGGGTCGGAGGCGACGGCAGGCCCCGGGGCCGACGCCGGCCCCGCCGCCGCGGTGCTCAGCGCCGCCGAAGCCAGGGCCGAAATCGCCGCCGGTACCCTCCACGCCGTCGTCGCCGCCTCCCCGAGCGCTGCCCGCCGCATCAAGGCAGACCTCGGGCCGCTCGGTACCTGCCGGTTCGTCGCGATCGGCCGTTCGACGGCGGCGCAGGCCGAGGCGCTCGGGCTCACTGTCTCCGCCGTCGCCGACGCGCCGACGGCGTCCGGCCTGGTGGCCGCCGTCGTGGAGTCCCTCGCATTTCCGTCCGCTTCCTCATCATCCCCGCATCCGCCCGCCGCGGAGCCCACCGCAAAGGATCCTGCATGAGCTTTCCGACCCACCGTCCCCGCCGCCTCCGGACCACGCCGGCCATGCGCCGGCTCACCGCCGAGTACCGCCTCTCGGCCGGTGAACTGATCCTGCCGGCCTTCATCCGCGAAGGCCTCACGGAGCCGAAACCCATTGCCTCGATGCCCGGCGTGCAGCAGCACACCACGGATTCGCTCAAGCGCGCCGCCGCCGAGGCGGTGCGGCTCGGCGTCGGCGGCATCATGCTGTTCGGTGTCCCCGCGCAGCGTGACGCCCGCGGTACCGCCTCGCTGGACCCCGACGGGGTGCTGAACAAGGCCATCCGGGACGTCCGGGCGGAGGTCGGCGACGAGCTCGTGGTCATGAGCGATGTCTGCCTGGATGAATTCACGGACCACGGCCACTGCGGTGTCCTCGATGCCAACGGCTACGTGGACAACGACGCCACGCTGGAGATCTACGGGCAGATGGCGGTGGCACAGGCGGAGGCCGGCGCCCACGTCCTCGGCCCTTCCGGCATGATGGACGGCCAGGTCGCCGTGATCCGGCAGGCCCTGGAGGAAGCCGGCCACGCCAACACCGCCGTCGTCGCCTATGCCGCCAAGTACGCCTCCGCGTTCTACGGCCCGTTCCGGGAAGCCGTCGACTCGCAGCTGACGGGCGATCGCCGGACCTACCAGATGGACGCCGCCAACCGCCGCGAAGCCATCCTCGAAGTGGAACTGGACCTGGCCGAAGGGGCGGACATGGTCATGGTGAAACCCGCCATGAGCTACCTCGACATCCTGGCCGACGTCGCTGCCATGAGTCCCGTGCCGGTCGCGGCCTACCAGATCTCGGGCGAGTATTCGATGATCGAAGCCGCGGCGGCCAACGGCTGGATCGACCGCCGCTCGGCGATCACCGAGTCCGTCCTTGGCATCCGGCGGGCCGGCGCCAACATGGTGCTGACGTACTGGGCCTGCGAACTCGCCGGCTGGCTGAAGGAGTCCTGATGCGTGCTGCCGCCGTGCCGGATCCGGAATCCATGGCGCACCCCACAGCCCCGGTAGGGCCCGGACGCATCCTGCTGGGCCTCAACAGCTTCGGTGACGTCGGTGTTTTCCCGGACGGGCACCCCGTCCCGCACGCCCAGGTGCTGCGCCAGCTCCTGGAACAGGCCGAACTCGCCGATGAGGTCGGGCTGCACGCCTTCGCCGTGGGGGAGCACCACCGCCGGGACTTCGCCGTCTCCGCACCCGAGGTGTTCCTGGCGGCCGCGGCGGCACGGACCAAGAACATCCGGCTCGGGTCGGCCGTGACGGTCCTCAGCTCCGATGACCCCATCCGCGTTTTCCAGCGCTTCTCCACCGTGGACGCGATCGCCAACGGCCGCGCCGAGGTGATGCTGGGCCGGGGTTCCTTCATCGAGTCCTTTCCGCTGTTCGGCCTCGACCTGGCGGACTACGACGTCCTGTTCGAGGAAAAGCTTGCGCTCTTCGACCAGGTCCGGGCGCAGAAACCCGTGCACTGGGAGGGCCGGACCCGGCCCGCCATCAGCGGGCTGAGCGTCTACCCGCCACTGGAACACCACCTGCTGCCGGCCTGGATCGGCGTCGGCGGGACCCCGGAGTCGGTGCTGCGCTGCGCGGAGTACGGCTACCCGATCATCTTCGCCATCATCGGCGGCCAGCCCCGGGCCTTCGCGCCGCTGGCGGACCTCTACCGCGAAGCGATGGCGAAGTACGGCCACCCGATGCAGCAGGTGGCCACCCACTCACCCGGCCACATTGCCGCCACCGACGAGGAAGCCCGGGAGGAGTTCTTCCCGCACTGGCTCGCGCAGCGGAACCGGATCGGATCCGAGCGCGGCTGGGGCCCGGGCAACCGGGGCGAGTTCGACGCGATGTGCACACCGGAGGGCGCCCTGTACGTCGGCTCGCCCGAGACGGTCGCGGCGAAGATCGTGCTGCTCAAGAAGAATCTCGGGGTGGACCGGTTCGACCTGAAATACAGCAACGGCACGCTCCCGCATGCCGCCATGATGCGCTCCATCGAACTTTTCGGCGCCGAAGTGGCGCCGCGCGTCGCGGACCAGCTGGCGGGAGCCACCGCAGGCACGGAACAGCAGCCACACGCAAGCCTGAAAGAATAGGACCCATGACTTCCAGCAGCCCTCGCAACGAGGAACTCTTTGACCGCGCCCGCCGGCTGATGCCCGGAGGCGTCAACTCGCCCGTCCGCGCCTTCGGCTCCGTGGGCGGGACCCCGCGGTTCATGGTCTCCGCCAAGGGACCCTACCTGACCGACGCGGACGGCGCCGAGTACGTCGACCTGGTCTGCTCCTGGGGACCGGCGCTGCTGGGGCACGCGCACCCGGCGGTCCTCGCCGCCGTGCACGCCGCCGTCGACCGCGGCCTGTCCTTCGGCGCCTCGACGCCGGACGAGGCCAACCTCGCGGCGATCGTCCGGGAGCGCGTCCCGGCCGCGGAACGGGTCCGCATGGTCTCCACCGGCACCGAGGCGACCATGACCGCCGTCCGGCTGGCCCGCGGCTTCACGGGCCGGGACCTCATCATTAAGTTTGCCGGCTGCTATCACGGCCACCTCGACGGCCTCCTCGCCTCGGCGGGTTCCGGCGTCGCCACGCTGGCGCTTCCCGGCTCGGCCGGCGTCACCGCCGCAACCGCTGCCGAGACGCTCGTGCTGCCGTACAACGACCTCGACGCCGTCGAAGCAGCCTTTGCCGCGCACGGTCCGAATATTGCCGCCGTGATCACCGAGGCAGCGCCCGCCAACATGGGCGTCGTGACCCCCGGAGACGGCTTCAACGCCGGCCTCTCGAGGATCACCCGCGAACACGGGGCGCTGCTGATCCTCGATGAGGTCCTGACCGGTTTCCGCACCGGCTACTCCGGCTACTGGGGCCTCACCGGGGGAGCGGCAGGGGCCGACCAGCCCTGGACGCCGGACCTGCTGACCTTCGGCAAGGTCATCGGCGGAGGCATGCCCACGGCGGCCCTCGGCGGACGCGCCGACGTGATGGACTACCTCGCCCCGGTGGGCCCGGTCTACCAGGCCGGTACCCTCTCCGGGAACCCGGTGGCCATGGCCGCCGGCGTCGCCACGCTGACGAACGCCACCCCGGAGGTCTACTCCTTCGTTGACGCCCGGTCCCTGGAACTTTCCACGGCCCTGTCCTCCGCCCTCGACCAGGCCGGCGTGGACCACTCCATCCAGCGTGCCGGCAGCCTGTTCTCGGTGGCCTTCGGCACGGCTGCCCGCGGCGTCCACAACTACGCCGATGCCTTGGGCCAGGAAGCCTTCCGGTACGCGCCGTTCTTCCATTCCATGCTGGACTCCGGCGTCTACCTTCCGCCGTCGGTCTTCGAGGCCTGGTTCCTCTCCGCGGCACACGACGACGCCGCGATGAACCGGATCTTCGACGCCCTGCCCGCGGCGGCCAAGGCGGCGGCCGCCGCAACACCGTAGCTGCCCGGCGCCGGGCGCGGCGTCCTTAAACGCCTGATGGCACCCGCCGCGGCGGGTGCCATCAGTTGTTAACGCGCGCGATGCAGCCGGACTAGAGAACGTCCGAGAGGAACCCCTGCAGCCGTTCGGTCCGCGGGTCCGTGAACATCTGTTCCGGCGGACCGGACTCGACGACGACGCCGCCGTCCATGAACGTCACGGTGTCCGAGACATTGCGGGAGAAGCCCATCTCGTGGGTCACCACCACCATGGTCATGCCGGTGCTGGCCAGGTCCGCCATCAGGGCCAGGACGCCCTTGACGAGCTCCGGGTCAAGGGCCGACGTTGCCTCATCGAAGAACATCACCTCCGGCTTCATGGCCAGGGCGCGTGCGATCGCGACCCGCTGCTGCTGGCCGCCGGAGAGGTTCGCCGGGCGCGCGTCGGCCCTGTGCTTGAGGCCGACAAGGTCCAGCTGGGCGAGTGCCTCGTCCCGGGCCTGCTCCTTTGACATGCCGCGCAGCTTGCGCAGCGCCAGGGAGATGTTTTCTGCCACCGTCTTGTGCGGGAACAGGTTGAACTGCTGGAAGACCATGCCGATCCGCCTGCGCAGCTCGTCGGGGTTGTCCTTGAGTACGGACCTGCCGTCCAGCAGGATGTCGCCCTGGTCGGGCTCGATCAGCCGGTTCATGACCCGCAGGAGCGTGGACTTGCCCGAGCCGGAGGGGCCGATCACGGACGCCGTGGTGCCCTTCTCGACGTGCAGATCGATTCCGCGCAGGACGTGGTTGGACCCGAAGGACAAATGGATGTTTCGTGCGGTCAGCGTTCCTGACACAAATTCACTCATACCTGGGCTCCCTTTCCGACCTTGGCGGCCGCTTCGTCAGGTTCCTTCTTTTCCGGCCGGCCCGCGCGCAGGCGGCCGTCAATCCAGTTCACGAAGTGCGTCAGCGGGACGGTCAGGGCCAGGTAGAAGATTGCCGCCGCGACATACGGTGACAGGTTGCCGCTCGTGGACGCCGCGTCCTTGCCGATCTGGAAGATCTCGCGCTCCGTAGCGAGGAGTCCCAGCAGGAAGACCAGCGACGACTCCTTGATGAGCGCGATGAACTGGTTGACCAGCGCCGGCAGGACCCGCCGGATACCCTGCGGAACCACCACCAGGCGCATGGACGGGCCGTAGCCGAACCCCAGCGCGCGCGAGGCCTCGAGCTGGCCTTTATCGACGCTCTGGATACCGGAGCGGAAGATCTCCCCGATGTACGCGCCGGCCATCAGGGACAAGGCTGCGATGGCCATCGGGTACGGGCTGGTGGAGCCGGTCAGCTGCCGGATGACCGGGCCGAAGCCCAGTCCGATCACCAGGATGGTCAAGACCGGCGGCAGTCCACGGAGGACGTCGGTGTAGACGCGCGCGATCCACCGCACGGCCGGATTCCTGGAGATCCCCATGAGGGCAAGCACCATGCCGAGCAGCGTTCCGATGATGCCTGAGGTGACGGCCAAGACGAGCGTGTTCGGCAGGCCGACGGCGAACATCATCGGGATGACTTCGCCCATCGCCTTCCAGTTCAGGAAGGTATCGCCGAGTTGCTTGAGGATTTCCAGGAGATCCATGGAGAACCCGGGCTACTTCGCGGGGATCTGGACGGCCTTGCTGCCCGGCTTCCAGCCCTGCGGGGTCTGCTCCGCCGCCGTCGGGCGGTCGGTGTACCACTGGGCCGTGAGCTTGGTCCACGTGCCGTCGGCGATGACGGCGTCAAGGCCGGAGTTGAGGGCGTCCATCAGTGCCTGGTTGTCCTTGTTCACGGCGTAGGCGGTGAAGTTCTGGGTGTTCACGATCTTTTCGGCGATCTTGGTGTTGTCGCCTTCCTTGACCTGGCCCGTGGCCTGCTGCGACGGGGCCACCCAGGCGTCCACCTGGCCGTTTTTCACGTTGGCGTAAACCGTGTTGTAGTCCGGGAACCGGACCGGCTCCAGCTTCAGGGTGTTGGTGACATAGTCATCCTGGACGGTGCCCTGGACCACGCCGATGCGCACGCCGGACTTCAGGTCGGCAAAGCCCTTGACTGCGGCGGTGCTCTTGGTCACTACGGCCATGTAGCCGAAATCGTACCCGTTGGTGAAGCCGACGGTCTCGCGACGCTTGTCCGTGGTGGAGATCGAGGAGGATCCGACGTCGAACTGCTTGTTCTTGACCTGCGAGAGGAGCGCGGAGAAGTCAGTGGAGGCGAACTCGACCTTGAGGCCGAGCTTGTCGCCGATCGCACGCAGGAGTTCGTTGTCGTAACCGGTGAACTTGCCGGAGGGGTCGATGAAGATGTTCGGCGGTGCGTCCGAGAGCGTTCCGACACGCAGCGTGCCTTCGGTTGCCAGGCCGAGCTTGGTCTTGTCGATTTTGTCCAGCGGCGTAACGTCGGCCGTCGTGTACTTGTCCAACGAGGTCTGGTCGCTGCCCTGAAGGGCGTCGGTGGCTGACGCGGAGGGTTGTGCCGAGCCGCCGCCGCATGCTGCGAGGGATGCCGCCATGGCGATCGCCACGGGTACGGTTGTCAGCCACTTCAAGGCTTTGCTTTTCATCACTCAATCACTTTCGTCTGAGGTTTAGTGGGTCGCGGCAAGCTCATGGGGCCCTCGGCTGCTGGCGTCGGCGCCGGGTGGAGCGCACAGTCCGCGAAAGATAATTGTGTCACCCCGGGCGGGCTCGGATTCAATCGGAATTATGCGGAGCCGCAGCGCCTCTGGGGCGAAGGATCTTCACCATCAGGGCTGATCAGTGGTCATCCGGGTGATGACGGCAGGCCGCAACGGAATCATCGGCGAGGAGGGCCCGCGTGTGCGCGACACCATGGCGGTGTGAGCTCCGTCGCAATCGCTGGAGTTGAGCGCGGCAGAGGACTAGCTTAGGGTCCCGCCGGGTGGACCGCTTTGTGTCAGAACTCGCCGCGGCTGGCGTCTTCCGGCGGCAGTACCGGCCAGTTGCCCTCGATCACCGCGGCCGGCTTGGTCTTGCGGAGATACGTCTGGAAATCGGTGGCCTGGGACGAGGCCCAATCGACCTGCAACTGGTGCAGATTGCCTGCCGGCATCATGAGCTTCGGGAACTTTCCCGCCATGGCATCGAGCACGCGGAGGGTGGCGAGCGCGTCGGCCGCCGAGGTGTGCGCGTTGTCCAGGTTGACGCCGTACTCCTCGCACAGGGCCGTCAGGGTGCGCTTGCCCTTGCGGTAGCGGTCCACCTGCTTGTTCATGACGTAGGGGTCCAGCACCGGGAAACGGCTGAGCTGCGGCACCCCGTACCGGGCCGATTCGGCCGCGAGCACAGTGAAGTCATAGCTGGCGTTGAAAGCAATCACCGGGACGCCGGTGTCAAACAGCTCCTGGAGCACCGCCGCCACTTCCCGCGTCACTTCAGCGGCGGGCCTGCCCTCGCGGCACGCCTTTTCGGTGGTGACGCCGTGGATGTCACTGGCCTCGGTAGGAATTTCCACGCCAGGAT from Arthrobacter sp. B3I9 encodes:
- a CDS encoding amino acid ABC transporter ATP-binding protein; the protein is MSEFVSGTLTARNIHLSFGSNHVLRGIDLHVEKGTTASVIGPSGSGKSTLLRVMNRLIEPDQGDILLDGRSVLKDNPDELRRRIGMVFQQFNLFPHKTVAENISLALRKLRGMSKEQARDEALAQLDLVGLKHRADARPANLSGGQQQRVAIARALAMKPEVMFFDEATSALDPELVKGVLALMADLASTGMTMVVVTHEMGFSRNVSDTVTFMDGGVVVESGPPEQMFTDPRTERLQGFLSDVL
- a CDS encoding amino acid ABC transporter permease, whose translation is MEILKQLGDTFLNWKAMGEVIPMMFAVGLPNTLVLAVTSGIIGTLLGMVLALMGISRNPAVRWIARVYTDVLRGLPPVLTILVIGLGFGPVIRQLTGSTSPYPMAIAALSLMAGAYIGEIFRSGIQSVDKGQLEASRALGFGYGPSMRLVVVPQGIRRVLPALVNQFIALIKESSLVFLLGLLATEREIFQIGKDAASTSGNLSPYVAAAIFYLALTVPLTHFVNWIDGRLRAGRPEKKEPDEAAAKVGKGAQV
- a CDS encoding 3'-5' exonuclease, with the translated sequence MSTWNTLPRAAFDLETTGRNSRSARIVTASVTVVDLAGGIIQEHEWLADPGVEIPTEASDIHGVTTEKACREGRPAAEVTREVAAVLQELFDTGVPVIAFNASYDFTVLAAESARYGVPQLSRFPVLDPYVMNKQVDRYRKGKRTLTALCEEYGVNLDNAHTSAADALATLRVLDAMAGKFPKLMMPAGNLHQLQVDWASSQATDFQTYLRKTKPAAVIEGNWPVLPPEDASRGEF
- the hemL gene encoding glutamate-1-semialdehyde 2,1-aminomutase, with protein sequence MTSSSPRNEELFDRARRLMPGGVNSPVRAFGSVGGTPRFMVSAKGPYLTDADGAEYVDLVCSWGPALLGHAHPAVLAAVHAAVDRGLSFGASTPDEANLAAIVRERVPAAERVRMVSTGTEATMTAVRLARGFTGRDLIIKFAGCYHGHLDGLLASAGSGVATLALPGSAGVTAATAAETLVLPYNDLDAVEAAFAAHGPNIAAVITEAAPANMGVVTPGDGFNAGLSRITREHGALLILDEVLTGFRTGYSGYWGLTGGAAGADQPWTPDLLTFGKVIGGGMPTAALGGRADVMDYLAPVGPVYQAGTLSGNPVAMAAGVATLTNATPEVYSFVDARSLELSTALSSALDQAGVDHSIQRAGSLFSVAFGTAARGVHNYADALGQEAFRYAPFFHSMLDSGVYLPPSVFEAWFLSAAHDDAAMNRIFDALPAAAKAAAAATP
- a CDS encoding LLM class flavin-dependent oxidoreductase, coding for MRAAAVPDPESMAHPTAPVGPGRILLGLNSFGDVGVFPDGHPVPHAQVLRQLLEQAELADEVGLHAFAVGEHHRRDFAVSAPEVFLAAAAARTKNIRLGSAVTVLSSDDPIRVFQRFSTVDAIANGRAEVMLGRGSFIESFPLFGLDLADYDVLFEEKLALFDQVRAQKPVHWEGRTRPAISGLSVYPPLEHHLLPAWIGVGGTPESVLRCAEYGYPIIFAIIGGQPRAFAPLADLYREAMAKYGHPMQQVATHSPGHIAATDEEAREEFFPHWLAQRNRIGSERGWGPGNRGEFDAMCTPEGALYVGSPETVAAKIVLLKKNLGVDRFDLKYSNGTLPHAAMMRSIELFGAEVAPRVADQLAGATAGTEQQPHASLKE
- the hemB gene encoding porphobilinogen synthase, yielding MSFPTHRPRRLRTTPAMRRLTAEYRLSAGELILPAFIREGLTEPKPIASMPGVQQHTTDSLKRAAAEAVRLGVGGIMLFGVPAQRDARGTASLDPDGVLNKAIRDVRAEVGDELVVMSDVCLDEFTDHGHCGVLDANGYVDNDATLEIYGQMAVAQAEAGAHVLGPSGMMDGQVAVIRQALEEAGHANTAVVAYAAKYASAFYGPFREAVDSQLTGDRRTYQMDAANRREAILEVELDLAEGADMVMVKPAMSYLDILADVAAMSPVPVAAYQISGEYSMIEAAAANGWIDRRSAITESVLGIRRAGANMVLTYWACELAGWLKES
- a CDS encoding ABC transporter substrate-binding protein; this translates as MKSKALKWLTTVPVAIAMAASLAACGGGSAQPSASATDALQGSDQTSLDKYTTADVTPLDKIDKTKLGLATEGTLRVGTLSDAPPNIFIDPSGKFTGYDNELLRAIGDKLGLKVEFASTDFSALLSQVKNKQFDVGSSSISTTDKRRETVGFTNGYDFGYMAVVTKSTAAVKGFADLKSGVRIGVVQGTVQDDYVTNTLKLEPVRFPDYNTVYANVKNGQVDAWVAPSQQATGQVKEGDNTKIAEKIVNTQNFTAYAVNKDNQALMDALNSGLDAVIADGTWTKLTAQWYTDRPTAAEQTPQGWKPGSKAVQIPAK